In Dehalococcoidia bacterium, one genomic interval encodes:
- a CDS encoding LuxR C-terminal-related transcriptional regulator: MKQNQQNLERATDFIKKLSPRQKELVDLMALGYRNDKIAQEMGLKLKTVKNTIRPIFKKLKPSVDEDPRAAAVMLWYVYYQH, translated from the coding sequence GTGAAACAAAATCAACAGAACCTGGAGCGCGCCACCGACTTTATCAAGAAGCTGAGCCCTCGCCAAAAGGAGCTCGTGGACTTGATGGCGTTGGGGTATCGGAACGACAAGATAGCTCAGGAGATGGGGCTGAAACTCAAGACGGTCAAGAATACCATTCGGCCCATTTTCAAAAAGCTGAAACCTTCAGTTGACGAGGACCCCAGAGCCGCTGCTGTGATGCTCTGGTACGTGTATTACCAGCATTGA
- a CDS encoding response regulator codes for MGKRVMIVDDEPSIRFTVQVILRRAGFEVLPVECGEKCIEELERGFKGVILMDVMMPGMNGWDTVKEINRRGLDEGNIISILTARQSPDVDSEELTEILLHYLAKPFEPQDLIATVQEYCECIERAQELKSSQVLDVSEALIKS; via the coding sequence ATGGGCAAAAGGGTAATGATTGTAGATGATGAGCCAAGCATTCGGTTTACAGTGCAGGTGATTCTTCGCCGAGCGGGTTTCGAGGTTCTTCCTGTGGAATGCGGGGAAAAATGCATCGAGGAATTGGAGAGAGGTTTTAAGGGTGTGATCCTCATGGATGTGATGATGCCCGGTATGAACGGGTGGGATACGGTCAAAGAGATTAACAGGCGAGGGTTGGACGAGGGGAATATCATATCGATATTGACGGCTAGACAATCTCCCGATGTCGATTCCGAGGAATTGACAGAAATTTTGCTGCACTACCTCGCAAAACCTTTTGAACCCCAAGATCTGATCGCGACTGTCCAGGAATACTGTGAGTGTATCGAGAGAGCGCAGGAATTAAAGAGCAGTCAAGTGCTGGATGTTAGCGAAGCCTTGATTAAGTCCTGA
- a CDS encoding ATP-binding protein: METVPATDYSAEQSVRILIVEDNEATSRLIDKTLVRAGFRAVHASTGAQTIEFISHFPDTLVLLDYRLPDMTAKEIICRLGDNQSVAPFIVMTGEGDERIAVEMMKLGARDYLIKDADFLEFLPQVVKRVTKQLGTEAELKQTRARLKDSERALISLLSNLPGMAYRGHMDSRRTMSFVSEGSIDLIGLKPSDLEGDQSLSYLELIHRDDRAHVLEEIRLAVTKKRPYRITYRLHCAGDDEKWVLEKGAGVFSPDGELQSVEGFITDITDRKKAEEEVKQKNEELLATQGELKDVNTHLERKVQERTFEIERLLNEKDRFISQMAHDLRSPLTPLVALVPMLEKDLQDSESRELVDVINRNVQYMKNLVEKTVRLATVNSSAVELNLRKVNVSKLLADVIRRKWHSFLQSKITVENRVQQEISVPADELLLMEVLDNLISNAIKFMPPEGGRLTLDAQLDDTYVTLSVTDTGIGLTENQASRVFDEFYKVDESRHELGSAGLGLAICRRIVKRHGGKIWARSAGLGKGTTFFIRLPVRIQQDAEFIQSLDQILKSEKRNQKSNSKHRGE; this comes from the coding sequence ATGGAAACTGTTCCAGCAACTGATTATAGTGCCGAACAAAGCGTCAGGATTCTCATCGTTGAGGACAACGAGGCCACATCTCGCCTGATTGATAAAACTCTGGTTCGGGCGGGGTTTCGGGCGGTCCACGCGTCAACAGGCGCTCAGACGATTGAGTTCATTTCACACTTTCCTGATACGCTTGTGTTGCTGGACTATCGCTTGCCCGATATGACGGCAAAAGAGATCATTTGTCGGCTTGGCGACAACCAATCCGTGGCTCCGTTCATTGTGATGACCGGTGAAGGCGATGAGAGAATCGCCGTGGAAATGATGAAGCTGGGAGCGCGGGACTATCTGATCAAAGACGCCGATTTTCTGGAGTTCTTGCCTCAGGTGGTGAAACGCGTAACCAAACAACTCGGCACGGAGGCGGAGCTAAAGCAGACTCGTGCCAGGTTAAAGGACAGCGAGCGAGCGTTAATTTCTCTGCTGAGCAATCTGCCCGGAATGGCCTACAGGGGCCACATGGACAGTCGCAGAACCATGAGCTTTGTTAGCGAAGGAAGTATCGACTTGATTGGCCTTAAACCCTCCGATCTGGAAGGAGATCAGTCGCTTTCATACCTGGAACTCATCCACAGAGACGATCGAGCTCACGTTCTGGAAGAAATCCGCTTGGCGGTGACGAAGAAACGCCCTTATCGCATCACGTATCGTTTGCATTGTGCCGGCGACGATGAAAAATGGGTTCTGGAAAAAGGGGCAGGCGTTTTTTCGCCAGATGGGGAACTGCAGTCCGTGGAAGGATTTATTACGGATATCACTGACCGGAAGAAGGCGGAGGAGGAGGTAAAGCAAAAAAACGAAGAACTTCTAGCAACCCAGGGTGAGCTGAAAGACGTTAACACCCATCTGGAGAGGAAAGTACAAGAGAGGACGTTTGAGATCGAGCGGCTGCTCAATGAGAAGGATCGTTTCATTTCCCAGATGGCTCATGACTTAAGGAGTCCGTTAACACCTCTGGTGGCTCTGGTGCCGATGCTCGAGAAGGACCTTCAGGATTCCGAATCCAGAGAACTGGTGGATGTGATAAACCGCAATGTACAGTACATGAAAAATCTGGTGGAAAAGACTGTGAGGCTTGCAACGGTTAACTCATCCGCTGTTGAACTGAACCTTCGAAAGGTGAACGTTTCCAAGCTTCTCGCCGATGTCATCCGACGGAAATGGCATAGTTTTCTGCAAAGCAAAATTACCGTTGAAAACCGGGTTCAGCAGGAAATCAGTGTACCTGCTGATGAGTTGCTGCTTATGGAGGTGCTGGACAACCTGATCAGCAATGCCATCAAGTTTATGCCCCCTGAGGGTGGCAGGTTAACTCTCGATGCTCAGTTGGATGACACATACGTTACTCTATCCGTCACAGATACCGGAATAGGCCTTACGGAAAATCAGGCGAGCCGGGTTTTCGATGAATTCTACAAAGTCGATGAGTCGCGTCATGAACTTGGTTCGGCCGGTTTGGGCCTGGCAATCTGCCGGCGCATCGTGAAAAGACACGGAGGGAAAATATGGGCCAGAAGCGCGGGATTGGGTAAAGGTACCACATTCTTTATCCGTCTCCCGGTTCGTATTCAGCAAGATGCGGAGTTTATTCAAAGCCTGGACCAGATATTGAAGTCAGAAAAGCGAAATCAAAAAAGCAACAGCAAACATAGAGGTGAATGA
- a CDS encoding response regulator has translation MNNKEVTILITEDDEGHARLIQKNLRRSGITNEFIHLKDGQEALDFLFGNGDGISKLRRDSSYLMLLDIRMPKVDGVQVLERMKADEHLKRIPVIMLTTTDDPREIEHCHVLGCNSYVVKPVEYEGFVNAVHQLGLFLSVVEVPRINGNCSSN, from the coding sequence ATGAACAACAAAGAAGTTACCATACTCATTACCGAGGACGACGAAGGACACGCCCGGCTGATCCAGAAAAACCTCAGACGTTCCGGAATCACCAACGAGTTCATCCACCTGAAGGACGGACAGGAAGCTCTGGATTTCCTCTTCGGGAACGGAGACGGAATTTCAAAGCTGAGAAGAGACTCCAGCTATCTCATGCTGCTGGATATCCGGATGCCGAAGGTCGATGGCGTCCAGGTGTTGGAGCGAATGAAGGCAGATGAGCATCTGAAGCGGATCCCCGTAATTATGCTCACCACCACAGATGACCCCAGGGAAATCGAACACTGTCATGTCCTGGGATGCAACAGCTACGTAGTCAAGCCCGTCGAATATGAAGGGTTTGTCAATGCCGTTCACCAGCTTGGCCTTTTCCTTTCGGTTGTGGAGGTGCCAAGAATCAATGGAAACTGTTCCAGCAACTGA